In the Klebsiella aerogenes KCTC 2190 genome, one interval contains:
- the acrB gene encoding multidrug efflux RND transporter permease subunit AcrB has translation MPNFFIDRPIFAWVIAIIIMLAGGLSIMKLPVAQYPTIAPPAVTISATYPGADAKTVQDTVTQVIEQNMNGIDNLMYMSSNSDSTGTVQITLTFQSGTDADIAQVQVQNKLQLAMPLLPQEVQQQGVSVEKSSSSFLMVVGVINTNGTMTQEDISDYVGANMKDAISRTSGVGDVQLFGSQYAMRIWMDPTKLNNFQLTPVDVINAIKAQNAQVAAGQLGGTPPVKGQQLNASIIAQTRLTSADEFSKILLKVNQDGSQVRLRDVAKVELGGENYDIIAKFNGQPASGLGIKLATGANALDTANAIRAELAKMEPYFPSGLKIVYPYDTTPFVKISIHEVVKTLVEAIILVFLVMYLFLQNFRATLIPTIAVPVVLLGTFAILAVFGFSINTLTMFGMVLAIGLLVDDAIVVVENVERVMAEEGLPPKEATRKSMGQIQGALVGIAMVLSAVFIPMAFFGGSTGAIYRQFSITIVSAMALSVLVALILTPALCATMLKPIQKGGHGEHKGFFGWFNRMFDKSTHHYTDSVGNILRSTGRYLVLYLIIVVGMAYLFVRLPSSFLPDEDQGVFLSMAQLPAGASQERTQKVLDEMTDYYLTKEKNNVESVFAVNGFGFAGRGQNTGIAFVSLKDWSERPGSENKVEAITGRAMARFSQIKDAMVFAFNLPAIVELGTATGFDFQLIDQGGLGHEKLTQARNQLFGMVAQHPDLLVGVRPNGLEDTPQFKIDIDQEKAQALGVSISDINTTLGAAWGGSYVNDFIDRGRVKKVYVMSEAKYRMLPEDIGNWYVRGSDGQMVPFSAFSTSHWEYGSPRLERYNGLPSMEILGQAAPGRSTGEAMAMMEQLASKLPSGVGYDWTGMSYQERLSGNQAPALYAISLIVVFLCLAALYESWSIPFSVMLVVPLGVVGALLAATFRGLTNDVYFQVGLLTTIGLSAKNAILIVEFAKDLMEKEGKGLIEATLEAVRMRLRPILMTSLAFILGVMPLVISSGAGSGAQNAVGTGVMGGMVTATVLAIFFVPVFFVVVRRRFSKKTEDIEHNHPVEHH, from the coding sequence ATGCCTAATTTCTTTATCGATCGCCCCATATTTGCATGGGTGATCGCCATAATCATCATGTTGGCAGGGGGGCTTTCGATTATGAAACTCCCCGTGGCGCAATATCCAACGATTGCGCCGCCAGCAGTGACGATCTCGGCCACCTATCCGGGGGCTGATGCGAAAACGGTGCAGGACACCGTGACACAGGTTATCGAACAGAACATGAACGGTATCGATAACCTGATGTACATGTCCTCGAACAGTGACTCCACCGGTACGGTGCAGATCACCCTGACCTTCCAGTCCGGTACCGACGCAGATATCGCCCAGGTACAGGTGCAGAATAAGCTGCAGCTGGCGATGCCGCTGCTGCCGCAGGAAGTACAACAACAGGGCGTGAGCGTGGAGAAATCCTCCAGTAGCTTCCTGATGGTTGTCGGGGTTATCAACACTAACGGCACCATGACGCAGGAGGATATTTCCGACTACGTGGGCGCCAATATGAAGGATGCCATCAGCCGTACCTCCGGCGTCGGCGACGTTCAGCTGTTCGGTTCCCAGTACGCGATGCGTATCTGGATGGACCCGACGAAGCTAAACAACTTCCAGTTAACTCCGGTAGATGTCATCAACGCCATTAAAGCGCAGAACGCCCAGGTCGCGGCAGGTCAGTTAGGCGGTACGCCGCCGGTGAAAGGCCAGCAGTTGAACGCCTCGATCATCGCCCAAACGCGTCTGACTTCCGCTGATGAATTCAGCAAGATTCTGCTGAAAGTCAATCAGGATGGTTCACAGGTTCGTCTGCGCGACGTGGCGAAAGTTGAACTCGGCGGCGAAAACTACGACATCATCGCAAAGTTCAACGGCCAACCGGCTTCTGGTCTGGGGATTAAACTGGCCACCGGCGCTAACGCCCTGGATACCGCCAACGCCATCCGCGCAGAGCTGGCGAAGATGGAACCGTACTTCCCGTCAGGCCTGAAAATCGTCTACCCGTACGATACTACCCCGTTCGTGAAAATCTCTATTCATGAAGTGGTAAAAACGCTGGTGGAAGCGATCATCCTGGTGTTCCTGGTCATGTATCTGTTCCTGCAGAACTTCCGCGCCACGCTGATCCCGACCATTGCGGTACCGGTGGTATTGCTTGGGACATTCGCCATCCTGGCGGTGTTTGGCTTCTCGATAAACACCCTGACGATGTTCGGGATGGTGCTGGCCATCGGCTTGCTGGTGGATGACGCCATCGTGGTAGTAGAAAACGTCGAGCGCGTAATGGCGGAGGAAGGATTGCCGCCGAAAGAAGCGACCCGTAAGTCGATGGGTCAGATTCAGGGCGCGTTGGTCGGTATTGCGATGGTACTGTCGGCGGTATTTATCCCGATGGCCTTCTTCGGCGGTTCAACCGGCGCGATTTATCGCCAGTTCTCGATCACTATCGTTTCCGCGATGGCGCTGTCGGTACTGGTAGCGCTGATTCTGACGCCAGCGCTGTGCGCCACCATGCTGAAACCGATTCAGAAAGGCGGCCATGGCGAGCACAAAGGCTTCTTCGGCTGGTTTAACCGCATGTTCGATAAGAGCACGCACCATTACACCGACAGCGTAGGCAACATTCTGCGTAGTACCGGTCGTTACCTGGTGCTGTATCTGATTATCGTCGTCGGTATGGCTTACCTGTTCGTTCGTCTGCCAAGCTCCTTCTTGCCGGACGAAGACCAGGGCGTGTTCCTGAGTATGGCGCAGCTTCCGGCGGGCGCGAGTCAGGAACGTACGCAGAAAGTCCTCGACGAGATGACTGACTACTACCTGACCAAAGAGAAGAACAACGTTGAATCGGTGTTCGCGGTTAACGGTTTTGGTTTTGCAGGCCGCGGTCAGAACACCGGTATCGCCTTCGTGTCGTTAAAAGACTGGAGCGAACGCCCAGGTTCAGAAAACAAAGTTGAAGCGATTACCGGCCGCGCGATGGCCCGTTTCTCGCAGATTAAAGATGCGATGGTCTTCGCGTTTAACCTGCCGGCGATCGTCGAACTGGGTACCGCTACCGGCTTTGACTTCCAGCTCATCGATCAGGGTGGTTTAGGGCATGAGAAATTAACTCAGGCGCGTAACCAGCTGTTTGGTATGGTTGCTCAGCATCCCGATCTGCTGGTTGGCGTGCGTCCTAACGGCCTGGAAGATACGCCGCAGTTCAAGATCGATATCGATCAGGAAAAAGCGCAGGCGCTGGGCGTTTCAATTAGCGACATCAACACCACCCTCGGCGCGGCATGGGGCGGCAGCTACGTCAACGACTTCATCGACCGCGGTCGCGTGAAGAAAGTGTACGTCATGTCTGAAGCGAAATACCGTATGCTGCCAGAGGATATCGGCAACTGGTATGTACGCGGCAGCGATGGCCAAATGGTGCCGTTCTCCGCCTTCTCCACTTCCCATTGGGAATATGGTTCACCGCGTCTGGAACGTTACAACGGTCTGCCGTCGATGGAAATCCTCGGTCAGGCAGCGCCGGGCCGCAGTACGGGTGAAGCGATGGCGATGATGGAACAGCTGGCAAGCAAACTGCCTTCAGGCGTCGGTTACGACTGGACCGGTATGTCCTATCAGGAACGCCTGTCAGGCAACCAGGCCCCGGCGCTGTATGCTATCTCGCTTATCGTCGTCTTCCTGTGTCTGGCAGCATTGTACGAGAGCTGGTCGATTCCGTTCTCCGTCATGCTGGTGGTACCGTTGGGTGTTGTTGGCGCGCTGTTAGCGGCAACCTTCCGCGGGCTGACTAACGACGTTTACTTCCAGGTCGGCCTGCTGACGACCATCGGCCTGTCGGCGAAGAACGCGATACTTATCGTTGAATTCGCCAAAGACCTGATGGAAAAAGAAGGCAAAGGCCTGATTGAAGCGACGCTGGAAGCAGTACGTATGCGTCTGCGTCCAATCCTGATGACCTCTCTGGCGTTTATCCTCGGGGTCATGCCGCTGGTTATCAGCTCTGGCGCAGGTTCCGGCGCACAGAACGCCGTCGGTACCGGCGTAATGGGCGGGATGGTGACCGCGACGGTTCTGGCTATCTTCTTCGTGCCGGTGTTCTTCGTGGTGGTTCGTCGCCGCTTCAGTAAGAAAACTGAAGATATTGAGCATAACCATCCGGTTGAGCATCATTAA
- the acrA gene encoding multidrug efflux RND transporter periplasmic adaptor subunit AcrA: MNKNRGLTPLAVVLMLSGSLALTGCDDKPAQQGAQQMPEVGIVTLKSAPLQITTELPGRTNAYRVAEVRPQVSGIILKRNFTEGSDIQAGVSLYQIDPATYQASYESAKGDLAKAQAAANIAQLTVKRYQKLVGTKYISQQEYDSAVADAQQSNAAVVAAKAAVETARINLAYTKVTSPISGRIGKSAVTEGALVQNGQSTALATVQQLDPIYVDVTQSSNDFLRLKQELANGKLKQENGKAKVELVTNDGLKYPQEGTLEFSDVTVDQTTGSITLRAIFPNPDHTLLPGMFVRARLEEGINPDALLVPQQGVTRTPRGDASVMVVGEGDKVEVRQVTATQAIGDKWLVTEGLKSGDRVIVAGLQKVKPGVQVKAQEVASDNQQQTAGNANAQSEQTKS, translated from the coding sequence ATGAACAAAAACAGAGGGTTAACGCCTCTGGCGGTCGTTCTGATGCTCTCAGGCAGCTTAGCGCTAACAGGATGTGACGATAAACCGGCTCAACAAGGAGCCCAGCAAATGCCGGAAGTCGGTATTGTCACGCTCAAATCCGCACCTCTACAAATCACCACTGAACTTCCTGGTCGTACCAATGCTTATCGTGTCGCAGAAGTCCGTCCTCAGGTAAGTGGCATTATTCTGAAACGTAACTTCACTGAAGGCAGCGATATTCAGGCGGGGGTGTCTCTTTATCAGATCGATCCGGCAACCTATCAGGCAAGCTATGAAAGCGCTAAAGGCGACTTAGCGAAAGCCCAGGCCGCCGCAAACATCGCTCAGTTGACGGTCAAACGTTATCAGAAACTGGTTGGCACCAAATACATCAGCCAACAAGAATATGACTCAGCCGTTGCCGACGCTCAGCAAAGCAACGCCGCCGTCGTCGCGGCGAAAGCCGCAGTTGAAACCGCGCGTATCAACCTGGCTTATACCAAAGTGACGTCGCCAATCAGTGGACGCATCGGTAAATCCGCGGTCACCGAAGGCGCGCTGGTGCAAAACGGGCAATCTACCGCGCTGGCTACCGTTCAGCAGCTAGACCCTATCTATGTTGACGTTACCCAATCGAGCAACGATTTCCTGCGTCTGAAACAGGAACTGGCGAACGGTAAACTGAAGCAAGAAAACGGTAAGGCGAAAGTCGAACTGGTCACCAATGACGGTCTGAAATATCCGCAAGAGGGTACGCTGGAATTCTCCGACGTCACCGTTGACCAGACCACCGGTTCTATCACGCTGCGCGCTATCTTCCCGAACCCGGACCACACTCTGCTGCCAGGGATGTTTGTTCGCGCACGTCTGGAAGAAGGTATTAACCCGGATGCGCTGCTGGTTCCGCAACAGGGCGTTACCCGTACCCCGCGCGGCGATGCCAGCGTGATGGTGGTCGGCGAAGGCGACAAAGTTGAAGTGCGTCAGGTCACCGCGACTCAGGCTATCGGCGACAAGTGGTTAGTGACCGAAGGTCTGAAATCAGGCGATCGCGTGATCGTCGCTGGCCTGCAAAAAGTCAAACCAGGCGTACAGGTAAAAGCGCAGGAAGTAGCTTCAGACAACCAACAGCAAACCGCCGGCAACGCGAACGCTCAGTCTGAACAAACCAAGTCTTAA
- the acrR gene encoding multidrug efflux transporter transcriptional repressor AcrR, with the protein MARKTKQQALETRQLILDVALRLFSQQGVSSTSLAAIAKAAGVTRGAIYWHFKNKSDLFNEIWSLSDASISDLEVEYRAKFPNDPLSVVREILVYILEATVVEERRRLMMEIIFHKCEFVGEMAVVQQAQRSLWLESYDRIEQTLKDCITAQQLPANLLTRRAAILMRSYLSGLMENWLFAPESFNLHAEARAYVDALIEMYQTCPSLRSSSEVMA; encoded by the coding sequence ATGGCACGAAAAACCAAACAACAGGCACTTGAAACCCGGCAACTGATTCTTGACGTCGCCCTGCGATTGTTTTCGCAGCAAGGGGTATCATCTACCTCGTTGGCCGCGATTGCAAAAGCTGCTGGAGTGACCAGGGGCGCTATATACTGGCATTTCAAAAACAAATCCGATCTGTTTAATGAAATATGGAGTCTCTCTGACGCCAGCATTAGCGATCTCGAAGTTGAGTATCGGGCAAAATTCCCTAACGATCCACTGTCAGTTGTTCGCGAAATACTCGTCTATATCCTCGAAGCGACGGTAGTAGAGGAGCGTAGACGCCTGATGATGGAAATCATCTTCCATAAATGCGAATTTGTCGGAGAAATGGCCGTTGTCCAACAAGCACAGCGCAGTTTATGGCTTGAAAGCTACGATCGTATTGAGCAAACATTAAAAGATTGTATCACTGCTCAACAATTACCTGCGAATTTACTCACTCGCCGTGCGGCAATTCTGATGCGCAGTTATCTTTCCGGATTAATGGAAAACTGGCTCTTTGCACCAGAGAGTTTTAACCTTCATGCGGAAGCCCGTGCTTATGTCGATGCGCTGATTGAGATGTATCAGACCTGCCCGTCGCTACGAAGTTCGTCTGAGGTCATGGCCTGA
- the mscK gene encoding mechanosensitive channel MscK has protein sequence MQHTNRWPHAISTIVFALVLIVGTLSFSQVQAADLPDRSDIQSQLTTLNKQKELTPQEKLVQQDLTQTLETLDKIERIKSETVQLRQQVEQAPAKMRQAVDSLNALSDVPDDEVTRKTLSTLSLRQLESRVSQALDDLQSAQNDLATYNSQLVSLQTQPERVQNAMYSASQQLQQIRNRLNGTAPGEETLRPTQQGLLLAQQALLNAEIEQQRKSLEGNTVLQDTLQKQRDYVTAHSNRLEHQLQLLQEAVNSKRLTLTEKTAQEAVSPEETSRIQNNPLVKQELEVNHQLSEKLIQATENGNQLVQRNIRVKNWLDRALQSERDIKEQISVLKGSLLLSRILYQQQQTLPSADELQDMTNRIADLRLEQFEVNQQRDALFQSDAFVAKLEEGHSSEVTPEVHDALLEVVDMRRELLDQFNKQLGNQLMMAINLQINQQQLMSVSSNLKSILTQQIFWVNSNKPMDWEWIKSFPEALKAQFKSMKITVNWEKAWPAVFIAFLAGLPLLLIAGLIRWRLQWLRDYQAKLASQVGQLRNDTQLNTPKAILIDLIRALPVVLLILAAGLILLTMQLNVSNLLWAYSKKLAMFWLVFGLCWKVLEKDGVAVKHFNMPAQLTSHWRRQIVRVSLALLPLNFWSVVSELSPLNLMDDVLGQFVIFVNLLLIAVLVWPMCRESWRDKESHSLRLLTVTVLSIVPVALMVLTATGYFYTTLRLAGRWIETVYLVMMWNLLYQTVLRGLSVAARRIAWRRALARRQHLVKEGAEGAEPQEEPTIALEQVNQQTLRITMLVMVALFAVLFWAIWSDLITVFAYLDSITLWHYNGTEAGASVVKSVTMGSLLFAIVASMVAWALIRNLPGLLEVLVLSRLNMRQGASYAITTILNYAIIAIGAMTVFGSLGVSWDKLQWLAAALSVGLGFGLQEIFGNFVSGLIILFERPVRIGDTVTIGTFSGTVSKIRIRATTITDFDRKEVIIPNKAFVTERLINWSLSDTITRVVIRLGVAYGSDLDKVKEVLLQAAHEHPKVMQEPAPSVFFTTFGASTLDHELRLYVRELRDRSYAVDELNRSIDRLCRENNIDIAFNQLEVHLRNEKGDEVTEVKRDNKGDDTAPGVA, from the coding sequence ATGCAGCATACAAATCGTTGGCCTCATGCTATTTCCACCATTGTCTTTGCACTGGTCCTTATAGTTGGCACTCTGAGCTTCAGCCAGGTTCAGGCTGCAGATTTACCTGACCGTTCTGACATTCAAAGCCAGCTCACTACGCTAAATAAGCAAAAAGAACTCACGCCGCAGGAAAAATTAGTTCAGCAGGACCTGACGCAGACTTTAGAAACGCTCGATAAGATTGAGCGTATAAAGTCTGAAACTGTGCAACTGCGTCAGCAGGTTGAACAGGCGCCGGCGAAAATGCGTCAGGCGGTAGACAGCCTGAATGCGCTGAGCGATGTTCCTGATGATGAGGTCACCCGTAAAACCCTGAGCACGTTATCGTTGCGACAGCTTGAATCCAGGGTGTCTCAGGCGCTCGACGATCTGCAAAGCGCGCAGAACGATCTGGCGACCTACAACAGCCAATTGGTCTCGCTGCAGACGCAGCCGGAGCGCGTGCAGAACGCGATGTACTCCGCCTCCCAGCAGCTACAGCAAATTCGTAACCGTCTCAACGGCACCGCGCCGGGCGAAGAGACGCTGCGCCCGACTCAGCAGGGGTTGCTGCTGGCGCAGCAGGCCTTGCTGAATGCGGAGATCGAACAGCAGCGTAAGAGCCTGGAAGGCAATACTGTGCTGCAGGATACGCTGCAGAAACAGCGCGATTACGTGACCGCCCACAGCAACCGGCTGGAACATCAGCTGCAACTGTTACAGGAAGCGGTGAACAGCAAGCGGCTGACCCTCACCGAGAAAACCGCTCAGGAAGCGGTCTCGCCGGAGGAGACCTCGCGGATCCAAAATAACCCGTTGGTCAAGCAGGAGCTTGAAGTTAACCATCAGCTTAGCGAAAAGCTGATTCAGGCGACGGAAAACGGCAACCAGCTGGTGCAGCGCAATATCAGAGTGAAAAACTGGCTCGACCGCGCGCTGCAATCCGAACGCGATATCAAAGAGCAGATTTCGGTATTGAAAGGCAGCCTGCTGCTGTCGCGTATCCTCTATCAGCAGCAGCAAACATTGCCATCAGCGGATGAGCTGCAGGATATGACTAACCGCATTGCCGATCTGCGCCTGGAGCAGTTTGAAGTTAACCAGCAGCGCGATGCGTTATTCCAGAGCGATGCCTTTGTGGCAAAGCTGGAAGAGGGCCATAGCAGCGAAGTCACGCCGGAAGTTCACGACGCCCTGTTGGAAGTCGTGGACATGCGCCGAGAATTGCTCGACCAGTTTAACAAACAGCTGGGGAACCAGCTGATGATGGCCATCAACCTGCAGATTAACCAGCAGCAGTTGATGAGCGTCTCCAGCAATCTGAAATCGATCCTGACCCAGCAGATTTTCTGGGTGAACAGCAATAAGCCGATGGATTGGGAGTGGATCAAATCCTTCCCGGAAGCGCTGAAAGCCCAGTTCAAATCGATGAAAATCACCGTCAACTGGGAGAAAGCCTGGCCGGCGGTATTTATCGCGTTCCTCGCCGGGCTGCCGCTGCTGTTGATTGCCGGGCTGATCCGCTGGCGCTTGCAGTGGCTGCGTGATTACCAGGCTAAGCTGGCCTCCCAGGTAGGCCAGTTACGCAATGATACTCAGCTAAACACGCCAAAAGCGATCCTGATAGATTTAATCAGAGCGCTGCCGGTGGTGCTGCTCATCCTCGCCGCCGGGCTTATCCTGCTGACGATGCAGCTGAATGTCAGCAACCTGCTATGGGCCTACAGTAAAAAACTAGCGATGTTCTGGCTGGTGTTCGGCCTGTGCTGGAAGGTGCTGGAAAAAGACGGCGTGGCGGTGAAGCATTTCAATATGCCCGCACAGCTCACCAGCCACTGGCGGCGGCAGATCGTCCGCGTCAGCCTGGCGCTGCTGCCGCTGAATTTCTGGTCGGTTGTTTCTGAGCTCTCTCCGCTTAATTTGATGGACGACGTGCTGGGGCAGTTTGTTATCTTCGTCAACCTGCTGCTCATTGCGGTGCTGGTGTGGCCGATGTGCCGCGAAAGCTGGCGTGACAAAGAGTCGCACAGCCTGCGCCTGCTGACGGTGACCGTGCTGTCGATTGTGCCCGTCGCGCTGATGGTCCTCACGGCGACCGGTTACTTCTATACCACGCTGCGTCTGGCTGGCCGCTGGATTGAGACCGTCTATCTGGTGATGATGTGGAATCTGCTATACCAGACCGTTCTCCGCGGCCTGAGTGTGGCGGCGCGACGTATTGCCTGGCGCCGGGCGCTGGCGCGTCGCCAGCATCTGGTGAAAGAAGGGGCGGAAGGCGCCGAACCGCAGGAAGAGCCGACGATCGCGCTTGAACAGGTTAACCAACAAACGCTGCGCATCACCATGCTGGTGATGGTGGCGTTGTTCGCGGTGCTGTTCTGGGCGATTTGGTCCGATCTGATAACCGTGTTCGCCTATCTCGACAGCATTACGCTCTGGCACTACAACGGCACCGAAGCCGGCGCCAGCGTGGTGAAAAGCGTGACGATGGGCAGCCTGCTGTTTGCGATTGTCGCCTCGATGGTCGCCTGGGCGCTGATCCGCAACTTGCCGGGCCTGCTGGAAGTGCTGGTGTTGTCGCGTCTTAATATGCGTCAGGGCGCTTCCTATGCCATCACGACGATCCTCAACTACGCGATTATCGCCATCGGCGCGATGACGGTCTTCGGCTCCTTAGGCGTGTCGTGGGATAAACTGCAGTGGCTGGCCGCGGCGCTGTCGGTTGGTTTAGGTTTCGGCTTACAGGAGATTTTCGGTAACTTCGTCTCCGGCCTGATCATTCTCTTCGAACGCCCGGTGCGGATCGGCGATACGGTCACTATCGGTACCTTCTCAGGCACCGTCAGTAAGATCCGTATCCGCGCGACGACCATTACCGATTTCGATCGCAAGGAGGTGATTATTCCAAACAAGGCCTTCGTGACTGAACGGCTGATCAACTGGTCGCTCTCCGATACCATCACCCGCGTGGTGATCCGCCTGGGCGTAGCCTACGGATCCGATCTCGATAAAGTGAAAGAGGTGCTGCTGCAGGCGGCGCATGAACATCCGAAAGTGATGCAGGAACCAGCGCCGTCGGTCTTCTTTACCACCTTCGGCGCCAGCACGCTGGATCATGAACTGCGCCTCTATGTGCGTGAACTGCGCGATCGCAGCTACGCGGTGGACGAACTTAACCGCTCGATCGATCGCCTGTGCCGCGAAAACAATATCGATATTGCCTTCAACCAGCTGGAAGTTCATCTGCGTAACGAGAAGGGAGATGAAGTGACGGAAGTGAAGCGCGATAATAAAGGGGATGATACGGCGCCAGGCGTCGCATAA
- the rsmS gene encoding pleiotropic regulatory protein RsmS has translation MSLENAPDEVKLAVDLIMLLEENRVSAKTVLGALDIIKRDYENKLKNAQPDAPLSEE, from the coding sequence ATGTCGCTGGAAAATGCACCGGACGAGGTCAAACTGGCCGTCGATTTAATCATGTTGTTGGAGGAAAACCGGGTCAGCGCAAAAACGGTGCTGGGAGCGTTGGATATTATTAAGCGTGACTATGAAAACAAACTGAAAAACGCCCAACCTGACGCGCCCCTGTCAGAAGAATAA
- the priC gene encoding primosomal replication protein N'', translating to MKTTRLLQTLKNQLAELALQVAPLSSHATLSPRFDRQLFRTRDTQMQAYLDEAQHNLAELQHAVEHQHLPQVAWLAERLVAQIAAISRETATWSLRRWDSASPTLNRWQRRRLQHQEYERRLLAMRNDRQRQLASATTLAEQQRLTKEVEAYAGRLARCRDALENIENVLARLTR from the coding sequence TTGAAAACAACCCGGCTTTTACAAACGCTGAAAAATCAGTTGGCTGAACTGGCGCTTCAGGTGGCGCCACTGTCCAGCCACGCTACGTTGAGCCCGCGTTTCGACCGCCAGCTGTTCCGTACCCGCGACACCCAGATGCAGGCGTATCTCGACGAAGCACAGCATAATCTCGCCGAGCTCCAGCATGCCGTTGAGCATCAGCATCTGCCCCAGGTCGCCTGGCTCGCCGAGCGGCTGGTGGCGCAGATTGCCGCCATTAGCCGTGAGACGGCGACCTGGTCGTTACGCCGCTGGGATAGCGCCTCGCCGACGCTAAACCGCTGGCAACGCCGCCGCCTGCAGCACCAGGAGTATGAGCGCCGCCTGCTGGCAATGCGCAACGATCGCCAACGTCAGCTGGCGTCGGCAACTACCCTTGCCGAACAGCAACGGCTAACGAAAGAGGTCGAGGCCTATGCCGGGCGCCTGGCCCGCTGTCGCGATGCGCTGGAAAATATTGAAAACGTACTGGCGCGTTTAACGCGCTAA
- a CDS encoding DUF454 family protein, whose translation MPRIILIIIGWLAVVLGTLGVFLPLLPTTPFILLAAWCFARSSPRFHHWLLYRSWFGGYLRHWQQYRAMPPGAKPRAIIMILLTFAISLWLVKLMWVRILLLAILACLLIFMWRIPVVDAKQQKH comes from the coding sequence ATGCCACGTATTATTTTAATCATCATTGGCTGGCTGGCGGTAGTGCTGGGGACGCTGGGCGTCTTCTTACCGCTGTTACCGACAACGCCATTTATCCTGCTCGCCGCATGGTGTTTTGCCCGCTCGTCGCCGCGCTTTCACCACTGGCTGCTGTATCGCTCGTGGTTTGGCGGCTATCTTCGCCACTGGCAGCAGTACCGGGCGATGCCGCCGGGGGCCAAGCCGCGAGCCATTATCATGATTTTACTGACCTTTGCCATTTCTCTGTGGCTGGTTAAGCTTATGTGGGTGCGCATCCTGCTGCTGGCGATCCTCGCCTGCCTGCTGATATTTATGTGGCGCATTCCGGTGGTTGACGCAAAGCAACAAAAGCACTGA
- the apt gene encoding adenine phosphoribosyltransferase, whose amino-acid sequence MTATAQQLEYLKNSIQSVQDYPKPGILFRDVTSLLEDPKAYALSIELLTERYKDAGITKVVGTEARGFLFGAPVALALGVGFVPVRKPRKLPRETIAESYELEYGTDQLEIHVDAIKEGDKVLVVDDLLATGGTIDATVKLIRRLGGEVHDAAFIINLFDLGGEQRLEKLGINCFSLVPFPGH is encoded by the coding sequence ATGACCGCAACTGCACAGCAGCTTGAATATCTGAAGAACAGCATCCAAAGCGTCCAGGATTATCCGAAACCGGGCATCCTTTTCCGCGATGTCACCAGCTTGCTGGAAGACCCTAAAGCCTATGCGCTTAGCATTGAACTGCTGACCGAGCGTTATAAAGACGCCGGCATCACCAAAGTGGTGGGGACCGAAGCGCGTGGTTTTCTGTTCGGCGCCCCGGTTGCGTTGGCGCTGGGCGTTGGCTTTGTTCCGGTTCGTAAGCCGCGCAAGTTGCCGCGCGAAACCATCGCCGAAAGCTATGAGCTTGAATATGGCACCGATCAGCTGGAAATCCACGTTGATGCCATTAAAGAAGGCGATAAAGTGCTGGTCGTTGACGACCTGCTGGCGACCGGCGGCACCATTGACGCCACCGTGAAGCTGATTCGTCGCCTGGGCGGCGAAGTTCACGATGCCGCTTTTATTATCAATCTGTTCGATCTGGGCGGTGAACAGCGCCTGGAAAAACTGGGCATCAATTGCTTTAGCCTGGTGCCTTTCCCGGGCCACTAA